Proteins encoded in a region of the Aythya fuligula isolate bAytFul2 chromosome 13, bAytFul2.pri, whole genome shotgun sequence genome:
- the LOC116494480 gene encoding caltractin-like, translating into MAPGEAAAGSRAAPRTSFPLSDQQRLQLREAFDLFDADGSGQMDVGDLKITMRALGCELRKEEMRKIISQVDEEGSGKINFESFLQVMTQKMAEPYSKKEILKGFKLFDCDGTGKISFEKLKLVATEVGEDITDEELQEMIDEADVDGDGEVDQQEFLRILTLNDL; encoded by the exons ATGGCGcccggggaggcagcagcagggagcagggctgccccCCGCACCTCGTTCCCCCTCAGTGACCAGCAGCGGCTGCAGCTGCGGGAGGCCTTTGACTTGTTTGACGCGGACGGCTCGGGGCAGATGGATGTCGGGGACCTGAAg ATAACCATGAGGGCCCTGGGCTGCGAACTGAGGAAAGAGGAGATGAGGAAAATTATCTCTCAAGTTGATGAGGAAGGGTCAGGGAAGATAAACTTTGAGTCATTTCTGCAGGTGATGACTCAGAAAATG GCAGAGCCATATTCAAAAAAGGAGATCCTGAAAGGTTTCAAGCTGTTTGACTGTGATGGCACTGGCAAGATCTCCTTTGAGAAACTCAAGCTGGTGGCTACTGAGGTTGGAGAAGACATCACAGATGAAGAGTTGCAG GAGATGATCGATGAAGCAGATGTGGATGGAGATGGGGAAGTGGATCAACAGGAGTTCCTGCGGATTCTGACGCTGAATGATCTgtag
- the LOC116494425 gene encoding glutamine amidotransferase-like class 1 domain-containing protein 3A, mitochondrial: MGKKVAVVLAGCGVYDGSEIHESSAVLVHLSREGAQVEVYAPNVDQMHVVDHVRGQPTQEKRNVLVESARIARGNIKDLAKLDVKGLDALIIPGGFGVAKNLSTWATQGKNCTVSKEVEDVLKAFHAAKKPIGLCCISPVLAAKIFPGCELTVGHDTECEKWPYAKTAETMKELGCKHVNKHVTEIHVDAKNKLVTTSAFMCNAPIHEIYDGIGKMVKEVVRLA, translated from the exons ATGGGGAAGAAAGTGGCTGTCGTGCTTGCTGGCTGTGGGGTGTACGACGGGAGTGAGATCCATGAGTCTTCCGCTGTGCTGGTGCACCTCAGCAGGGAGGGGGCACAG GTAGAGGTTTATGCTCCTAACGTTGACCAGATGCATGTGGTGGACCATGTGAGAGGACAGCCAACTCAGGAGAAGCGCAATGTGTTAGTTGAAAGTGCCAGAATAGCCAGAGGCAACATCAAGGACCTGGCTAAGCTGGACGTGAAGGGGCTGGATGCCCTAATAATACCAG gtGGCTTTGGAGTGGCTAAAAATCTGAGTACTTGGGCCACCCAAGGCAAGAACTGCACAGTATCCAAAGAGGTGGAGGATGTCCTGAAGGCATTCCATGCTGCCAAAAAGCCCATCGGCCTGTGCTGCATCTCCCCAGTGCTGGCAGCCAAAATCTTCCCCGGCTGCGAGCTGACTGTGGGTCACGACACAGAGTGTGAGAA atGGCCTTATGCAAAGACTGCTGAGACCATGAAGGAACTTGGCTGCAAGCATGTGAACAAACATGTCACTGAAATTCACGTGGATGCGAAGAACAAGCTGGTGACCACCAGTGCCTTCATGTGCAATGCCCCCATTCACGAAATCTACGATGGTATCGGAAAAATGGTGAAAGAAGTGGTCAGACTTGCCTGA